One segment of Argiope bruennichi chromosome 11, qqArgBrue1.1, whole genome shotgun sequence DNA contains the following:
- the LOC129956566 gene encoding uncharacterized protein PF3D7_1120000-like encodes MNPEISDSNISLNCVHASDDERKSIKKTVSKSNRHSDTNKDVDGFSNPFASEVCIDIKAPRLCIGNWNGDCTEDNHVNARKLILNMVSEAIACSSNQIPESFRFPTISTKKSEDNDQSISSDESETSTSTIQCVDNGSETSETEKDDNESTNFNSNDQKAASGDNISDLYPNPFRILEFSDSDSRDSTLNFSDNGKVSSHSNSKFSDSDMESSHSDLKFSDSDMESSHSDLKFSDSDMESSHSDLKFSDSGKKSSHSDLKFSDSDMESSHSDLKFSDSGKRPSHSKLKFLYKAQEFYYANTSNPLEREMYALFREFLDLRRVNKDESPVINHKAAATAEQYSGIDPNFNNNLEESVSSDESDDTEPDVISPNERIQDSGKELRYNMRKLSQYNEFEVTIDYNPASIEHEEASVNSNQTMNVDSEAILDVFKTVVKCYPIKKFEIPPYEYAITESALSATGGKQRDSDANCVINELHLPDSKNHRKTLEGCCSNIDSHTEDPTV; translated from the exons ATGAATCCTGAAATTTCCGATTCTAATATATCCCTAAACTGCGTTCACGCTTCGGATGACGAAAGAAAGTCAATAAAAAAGACTGTTTCGAAAAGTAACAGACATTCTGATACTAACAAGGATGTAGATGGATTTAGTAATCCTTTTGCATCGGAAGTTTGTATCGATATAAAAGCTCCAAGACTCTGTATTGGTAATTGGAACGGAGACTGTACTGAAGACAATCATGTTaatgcaagaaaattaattttaaatatggtaagTGAGGCAATTGCTTGTAGTAGCAACCAAATTCCTGAATCCTTCAGATTTCCTACTATTAGCACTAAGAAATCGGAAGATAATGACCAAAGCATTAGCAGTGATGAATCAGAAACATCAACCTCTACAATTCAATGTGTGGACAATGGATCCGAGACATCCGAAACTGAAAAAGACGACAACGAATCAACGAATTTCAATTCTAATGATCAAAAGGCAGCATCAGGTGATAATATTTCAGATCTTTATCCAAATCCTTTCAGAATTCTAGAGTTCAGTGATTCAGATTCTCGTGATTCAACTCTTAATTTTTCTGACAATGGTAAGGTATCTTCTCATTCCAATTCGAAATTTTCTGACAGCGACATGGAGTCTTCTCATTccgatttgaaattttctgacaGTGACATGGAATCTTCTCATTccgatttgaaattttctgacaGTGACATGGAATCTTCTCATTccgatttgaaattttctgacaGCGGCAAGAAATCTTCTCATTccgatttgaaattttctgacaGCGACATGGAATCTTCTCATTcggatttgaaattttctgacaGCGGTAAGAGACCTTCTCattccaaattgaaatttttatacaaggCTCAAGAATTTTACTATGCAAATACATCAAACCCCTTAGAACGGGAAATGTATGCTCTTTTCCGTGAGTTCCTAGATTTAAGACGAGTAAATAAAGACGAGAGTCCAGTCATTAATCACAAAGCAGCCGCTACTGCAGAACAGTACTCTGGCATAGATCCAAATTTCAACAATAACCTAGAAGAGTCCGTCAGTTCTGATGAATCAGACGATACCGAACCAGATGTTATCTCTCCTAATGAACGAATACAAGATTCGGGAAAGGAACTTCGATACAACATGCGGAAGTTATCACAGTATAATGAATTTGAAGTTACTATTGACTACAATCCTGCATCAATAGAGCACGAAGAAGCATCCGTAAATTCTAATCAAACAATGAATGTCGATTCGGAAGCAATACTTGATGTTTTCAAGACAGTTGTTAAATGCTATCcaataaagaaattcgaaattccTCCTTATGAATATGCTATTACAGAAAGCGCGCTGAGTGCAACAGGGGGAAAGCAGAGGGATTCTGACGCAAATTGTGTAATAAACGAACTTCATTTACCTGATAGTAAAAACCATCGCAAAACCTTAGAAGGTTGTTGCTCCAATATAGACAGTCATACG GAAGACCCTACTGTCTGA